One genomic segment of Brassica napus cultivar Da-Ae chromosome A3, Da-Ae, whole genome shotgun sequence includes these proteins:
- the LOC106438382 gene encoding uncharacterized protein LOC106438382 isoform X5, with product MEKRRHLSSKFSSSMAQNQLIDSLTSHIALYHSNSSSSSSSSIANNPRSAILRWFSSLSVHQRLSHLTFVDPKFVKILLQMLGYIRTKGHGSFIILPDLPSLDLPSLCFKKSRGLISRVALSNASERSLFDSTRLFGSKQGEDCSCSLDSVVMAEELLANVDHFVETMDALSNGSFLRGEETDLGSSDWVELEWLKAKGYYTMEAFIANRLEVSLRLAWLNTSNGKKRGMKLKEKLNAAAAAANAYWRTKACVDWWQNLEAATHKKIWTCLLAKSAKSVIYEILREANQASQGEMWLFSFGARECPSDMLLESRRPNAIASNLSALHVLQEFASLLVLCQNGLLSVQSVFFSSLASLPTLVDCILRKLRGFLMVISVDSVKLELLEENTPKCSKSSSSKQSSGSTSRKHKGKSGNMKKPTPEAKSDRNINLSAKKDQAKLESHKNKDAVECKKAPTSSTMINCSKASAANMEAVPGLVADKGRAKKKRRDKNKNKNKKCTSLENTRVVNESVLNSSAIEKAPECESNCTSAKQLPQEHIDAKSIGVSCDRNGPREGASGNDAVKCENSGEEELNGKAGTCVISSVLTSTDSAGTSSCDNVNSQKSCCPGERKDILSSSNGRSRTLEEGESQRIHHQRREAAGYGIASSSSEFVSYEWPAIAPMYFPHLNSHLPTATDRLHLDVGHNLHAYVRQPFVSTVHHARNPSIEGTHKQVLPRPMPMSLDWPPMVHSNCGLTTAFACNYDSGILVDIPEQKHKPELGNECENNWMLEEDFEMHTVSGVDYNQYFGGGVMYWNPSEHLGTGFSRPPSLSSDDSSWAWHEAEMKRSVDDMVAFSSSYSANGLASPTSASFCSPFDPLGPANQPLGYVVPGNEISTKVLQAPPTTSEAAAGEEEVSGTLTSLSGDVEGNSGDSFPYPILRPIIIPNMSKSEYKRSTRREHPRIKRPPSPVVLCVPRAPRPPPPSPVSNSRARRGFPTVRSGSSSPRHWGMRGWFHDGVNWEEPCGAEVVLPWRNKSLAVRPIIQPLPGALLQDHLIAMSQLGRDQEHPDVAFPLQPPELLNCPTQGESQSLIHGLLNDEIDSFCKQVITIPFSLHILQSLKFIFILPGLAIIRILLSHILLIKVAAENMSRKPYINWAIKRVTRSLQVLWPRSRTNIFGSSATGLALPSSDVDLVVCLPPVRNLEPIKEAGILEGRNGIKETCLQHAARYLANQEWVKTDSLKAVENTAIPIIMLVVEVPCDLVCSIQSPKDGPDCITVDQDSNSNTDMVGFEDSAAANSLRTKAGNFANAKCVRLDISFKTPSHTGLQTTQLV from the exons ATGGAAAAACGACGCCATCTCTCTTCCAAATTCTCCTCTTCCATGGCCCAGAATCAACTTATCGATTCCCTCACATCTCACATCGCCCTCTACCACTCCaattcttcttcctcctcctcgtcCTCGATAGCTAATAATCCTAGGTCAGCGATCCTCCGATGGTTCTCTTCTCTGAGCGTCCACCAGCGCCTCTCTCACCTCACCTTCGTGGATCCCAAGTTCGTCAAAATTCTGCTCCAGATGCTCGGCTATATCCGCACCAAGGGCCACGGCTCCTTCATCATCCTCCCAGACCTCCCTTCCCTCGACCTTCCCAGTCTCTGCTTCAAGAAGTCTCGTGGATTGATCTCCCGCGTTGCCCTCTCCAACGCCTCCGAGCGTTCCCTTTTCGACTCCACTCGCCTCTTCGGTTCGAAACAAGGGGAGGATTGCTCTTGCTCCCTCGACTCCGTCGTCATGGCCGAGGAGCTTCTTGCGAACGTGGATCACTTCGTGGAGACTATGGACGCTTTATCCAATGGCTCCTTCTTGAGAGGGGAAGAGACTGATCTCGGCTCCTCCGATTGGGTTGAGCTGGAGTGGCTCAAAGCCAAGGGATATTATACCATGGAAGCCTTCATCGCTAATAGGTTAGAGGTAAGCTTGAGATTAGCTTGGTTGAACACCTCCAATGGGAAGAAAAGAGGAATGAAACTCAAAGAGAAATTGAACGCTGCTGCTGCGGCTGCTAATGCTTACTGGAGGACTAAAGCATGTGTTGACTGGTGGCAGAATCTGGAGGCCGCCACACACAAGAAAATCTGGACCTGCTTGCTCGCCAAGTCGGCAAAATCTGTG ATATATGAGATTCTTAGAGAAGCAAATCAAGCATCCCAGGGAGAAATGTGGCTCTTCAGTTTTGGTGCAAGGGAATGCCCTTCTGACATGCTTTTGGAATCAAGGAGACCTAATGCCATTGCCAGTAATCTAAGTGCCTTACACGTGCTTCAAGAATTTGCTTCATTACTCGTCTTATGTCAAAATGGCTTACTTTCAGTACAAAGTGTCTTCTTCAGCTCATTGGCTTCTCTCCCAACCTTGGTTGATTGTATATTAAGAAAACTGCGGGGTTTTCTTATGGTAATCTCGGTTGATTCTGTTAAACTTGAGCTTCTTGAAGAAAATACTCCAAAGTGTTCCAAAAGTTCGTCTTCCAAGCAGAGCTCTGGTTCAACCAGCCGTAAACACAAAGGAAAGTCCGGGAATATGAAAAAGCCAACCCCTGAGGCTAAATCGGATAGAAACATAAATTTGTCCGCTAAG AAAGATCAAGCTAAGTTGGAATCTCACAAAAACAAAGATGCGGTAGAATGCAAGAAAGCTCCTACATCATCAACAATGATCAATTGTTCTAAGGCCTCTGCAGCAAATATG gAAGCTGTCCCAGGATTGGTTGCCGACAAAGGAAGAGctaaaaagaaaaggagagacAAGAATAAGAATAAGAATAAAAAGTGTACAAGTTTGGAAAACACCAGGGTAGTGAATGAGTCCGTATTGAATAGTTCAGCCATCGAAAAAGCTCCCGAATGTGAATCAAATTGTACTTCTGCCAAGCAGCTTCCTCAGGAGCATATAGATGCTAAGAGTATTGGAGTTAGCTGTGATAGGAATGGTCCAAGGGAAGGTGCATCTGGGAATGATGCAGTTAAATGTGAGAATTCTGGAGAGGAAGAATTGAACGGAAAGGCTGGAACGTGTGTGATTTCATCAGTTTTGACTTCTACAGATTCTGCCGGTACTTCAAGCTGTGATAACGTGAACTCTCAAAAGTCTTGCTGTCCAGGTGAACGTAAAGACATATTGTCATCGTCTAATGGACGATCCAGAACTCTAGAGGAAGGGGAATCCCAGCGGATCCACCATCAGAGAAGAGAAGCAGCAGGCTATGGTATTGCCTCCAGCAGTTCAGAATTTGTTTCTTATGAGTGGCCTGCTATAGCACCCATGTACTTTCCACATCTTAATTCTCACCTTCCAACTGCCACTGATAGACTGCACCTTGATGTTGGTCACAATTTGCATGCATATGTACGCCAACCTTTCGTGTCAACTGTTCATCATGCTAGGAATCCTTCAATTGAAGGTACCCACAAACAAGTTCTTCCTCGACCCATGCCCATGAGTCTAGATTGGCCTCCCATGGTTCATAGCAATTGCGGCTTGACAACAGCATTCGCTTGCAATTATGATTCTGGAATTCTTGTGGACATTCCTGAACAGAAACATAAGCCCGAGCTAGGGAATGAATGCGAGAATAATTGGATGTTGGAGGAAGATTTTGAGATGCACACTGTTTCTGGAGTAGACTATAATCAATATTTCGGTGGTGGAGTGATGTATTGGAATCCTTCTGAACATCTAGGGACTGGCTTTTCTCGCCCTCCGTCCCTTAGTTCTGATGATAGCTCTTGGGCTTGGCATGAAGCTGAAATGAAGAGGTCGGTTGATGACATGGTTGCGTTTTCGTCTTCTTACAGCGCAAATGGACTAGCTTCTCCAACTTCGGCATCATTCTGTTCCCCTTTTGATCCCTTAGGCCCGGCAAACCAGCCTCTTGGTTATGTTGTGCCAGGTAATGAGATATCTACTAAAGTACTGCAAGCTCCCCCAACAACAAGTGAAGCTGCTGCAGGTGAAGAGGAGGTCTCTGGAACTTTGACTAGTTTATCTGGGGATGTTGAAGGAAATTCTGGAGACTCTTTTCCTTATCCGATTTTGCGGCCTATCATCATCCCAAATATGTCGAAATCTGAATACAAGCGTAGTACAAGGCGCGAGCATCCTCGTATAAAGCGACCACCATCACCTGTAGTACTATGTGTTCCACGTGCTCCTCGTCCACCACCACCTTCACCTGTGAGCAACTCCAGAGCACGGCGAGGTTTCCCAACTGTGAGGTCTGGAAGTTCAAGCCCAAGACATTGGGGTATGAGAGGCTGGTTTCATGACGGTGTAAACTGGGAAGAACCTTGTGGAGCCGAGGTTGTTTTACCCTGGAGGAACAAAAGCCTTGCAGTCAGACCAATCATTCAACCTCTACCTGGGGCCCTCCTTCAAGATCACTTAATTGCAATGTCGCAACTAGGCCGAGACCAGGAGCAT CCTGATGTGGCCTTCCCTTTGCAACCACCCGAGTTATTGAACTGTCCAACGCAAGGGGAATCTCAATCATTGATACACGGTCTTCTGAATGACGAGATAGATTCTTTCTGCAAGCAGGTAATCACAATACCTTTTTCCCTTCATATACTTCAGTCTttgaagtttatatttatattacctGGGTTGGCAATTATTCGAATCCTTTTGAGTCATATACTGCTCATAAAGGTTGCTGCAGAGAATATGTCCCGCAAACCTTATATCAATTGGGCAATCAAGCGGGTTACCAGATCTCTCCAAGTTCTGTGGCCCAGGTCTAGGACGAACATATTTGGCTCATCTGCAACTGGTTTGGCCCTCCCTTCGAGTGATGTGGACCTTGTGGTTTGTCTTCCTCCAGTGAGAAACTTG GAACCTATCAAAGAGGCAGGAATTTTGGAGGGTCGCAATGGTATAAAGGAGACATGCCTTCAG CATGCAGCCAGGTATCTCGCTAATCAAGAGTGGGTAAAAACTGACTCCCTGAAGGCGGTTGAAAATACAGCT ATACCAATTATCATGCTTGTTGTGGAAGTCCCTTGTGATCTGGTATGCAGTATACAGTCACCAAAAGATGGCCCAGACTGTATCACCGTTGACCAAGACAGCAATAGTAACACTGATATGGTTGGATTTGAAGACTCTGCAGCAGCAAACTCTTTACGGACAAAGGCTGGAAACTTCGCAAATGCAAAATGTGTCCGTCTTGACATCAGTTTCAAAACGCCATCGCATACGGGTCTTCAAACCACACAATTGGT GTGA